Part of the Lucilia cuprina isolate Lc7/37 chromosome 5, ASM2204524v1, whole genome shotgun sequence genome is shown below.
aaaacttataattaaaattcattacaaaatgaaaaaaaaaaacttcttcacTTTAtacaagaatattttatttaaaaaagtccgACAAATTAGAAACTctagttaaaatatttagatagaaaaattaacacaagatataaataaaaggtgtaattttttccaaaatttaaatacaatttcatcCATAAAAAAAAACCGGTTAAACGACGCAAAAAAACTGTGATTCTAATAATTCGAAAATATGAACTGTTCGAAACTGGtagatttttaaacaagtaaaaaaccAGTAAACCGGTTTCGGCTTTTAAATACTCTAATTGGAATACTTATGtgttatgcaaaatttttttaaaaactaattttctgcaAGATGTTTTATATGGAGGATATAGTTAAATATCGGCTGATCCTCGTAAAACTTGGagaaaggatttgtttttaatttttaagaattttttattcatacctGCATATATTCTCACACAACTTTTGAGCTTACTCTATTTTGctgttataaacaatatatttgcttCCAAATCCCACTTTCTGATCTCTCGGattccgtttttatttaaaatcgttgaaaatttaaaaactaaacgtagTTGAAAACTTAGCCTGCTTAAAGTCGATTTTAAGTCGCCGCCGACATATTTAGTGTCAGTCGCCGccgccgttaatatttgtcggcgcagggctCTGTTGtgtatagttgttttttttgactaatggaatttttttgtatacattttactAATTAGATTAGAAATAGGAATTCTGTGTGGCCGGCATATGTGTTAAATGTTGAGAgaacagaaaaaattataaagaagtacttaatattaataaaaatctatacaaactgtttatatttgtagcaaatttatttaataaaaactctttaaagagtttagttttttatagaaatctaacGAAAATGGTTGACActtcctcggttaatttggacAAGTGCTTTGAAGTCATAACAGATTTAGTAAACAAAGCAGGAGCGGTAAgtgttaagaaaataatttcataattgtttttaattaaacctattgattttattttttgaaaattgttgtaGATAATAGCTCATAGAAATGAAACACGCCAGGAGTTTGTTTGCAAACAAGGTGACATTGATTTAGTTACCGAGACGGATAAGGAGGTGGAACAGTTGTTGATGAAAGGCATACGAGAACAATTTCCAGATCATAAGTGAGTATGAGctcattgtttattttaaattgatttttttgttgttgttacaatATTGTATAGAAAATCATTATCAATTGTCTTCATTGTGGGAATACTAATGTAATACATACTTGGAATTGTTTAATTACATTTCTATTTTCTATTGTATTTGCATTATTAACAAGATTGTGCAatgttttcataatattttaaagataaaatagtTTCTCTTTAAAGGCATATTACAAATTTCTATAATGATGAAAAATTcctaaactttttatatttttagattcaTAGGCGAGGAGGAAAGTAGCGCTGAGGGTGCCCCTAAAAAGCTTACCGATGATCCTACTTGGATTATTGATCCCGTGGATGGCACCATGAATTTTGTACATGCCTTTCCACATTCTTGTATATCGGTGGGTTTAGTGGTAAACAAAGTTACCGAATTGGCTATAGTTTACAATCCCTTACTAAATCAACGTTTTACTGCCCGACGTGGTCAAGGAGCATTTTATAATGATAAGCCCATTAAAGTTAGCGGTCAAAAGGATTTATCTAAATCCTTAATAACCAGTGAATTTGGCACTACTAGAGATCCCGAAAAAATGGAAGTGGTAAAGGAAAACTTTGCCAAAATGTCAGCTAAAGCTCATGGGTAAATAGAGTAgactatttttaagtttaaacacaaaataacTTATTAATTCCTACCTTCTTTTAGCTTACGTGTCTTGGGTTCGGCTGCACTTAATATGTCCATGGTGGCCTTAGGAGCTGCTGATGCTAATTATGAATTTGGAATACACGCCTGGGATGTTTGTGCCGGTGATTTGATAGTTAGAGAAGCAGGAGGTGTTGTCATGGACCCTGCCGGTGGTCCTTTTGATATGATGTCTCGTCGTGTTTTAGCTGCCGCTACTCCCGAGTTGGCTAAAGCTATAGCAGAGACTTTAACACAATTCTATCCTCAGCCCAGAGATGACTAAATGTTAGAGATAGATTTTTATACTCAATCAAACCCAgtgaaatttaccaaaaaaaatctaattcaaaatatgcaaataaaacCAGGGGAAATGGTttcctttttgttgtttaatctATTGCTAGTGTCATTCCTATTTATGAGATTAAATAAAAGATAACTGTtgtaaaatatctataaaaagaaagcTAAGCAAATCTAACTAGAAAATTTAGAtatctgaaaaatttttttttagaaaatttccaaacggctaaagatttctttagtaaattttcagcCGGCTGAagatttctttagtaaattttcagcCGGCTGAagatttctttagtaaattttcagcCGGCTGAAGATTTCTTTAGTANNNNNNNNNNNNNNNNNNNNNNNNNNNNNNNNNNNNNNNNNNNNNNNNNNNNNNNNNNNNNNNNNNNNNNNNNNNNNNNNNNNNNNNNNNNNNNNNNNNNTTATCTCTACACTTTTTCAAGGATGAAAAAAGAAGTAGTTAGATAAATCCTAACGTAGTATAAAGGGAATAGAAAATAGGGTTTCAAATAAAGTTCTAAATTGAACAActtgatttataattttatttattccactttttttctgtttttgtaatGCTTacgtttttaaaatgtatttttttttattttttcgtgaTATTGATGAAGAAAAaccaacaaatttattatttatttttggttttggtttattttggtttttattataaatttgtttctaatttgaaagtttattattttcggTTTTCTGTTATTAAGACAAAAGCgagttgtttcttttatttaagaaaaagaataaaagaaataataaaataaaatttgtttaaaatatttagacacagttttatattaatttcatttataaactattgtaatttgtttaatatttattttatattttatttatttcattaacagCGAGCACATTTCTGAATAGGAAaactgatttgttttttttatatttttaaagtcagTTTTGTAATGCTTCCTAAAGAAGCAGATAGTAAGTAGTATTTGCTTTCTTAGATAGCATTATAAAATCAgctttaatatagttttttttgtatatattaatatatatttgtttttatttgttttgtaatgtaaattttattttcatactacttatttatgtttttatttttttataattaaatctaGGGATTAGTTTaagaataattattaaaaattttgtttatataatttttagtattttttatttttaatttttataaaaaatttaatatgaaaaaatttttgttgattggttggttttttccatatttttgggTAAACTACAAACTAATATTTGccttgatttttttctatatatttttttttattaaattaataaaacatgaACTTTTTTGACACACGGTTTTTaggttatatgtatgtattagtaccttaaaataatttgatttttatgattttttttcttcatgttTTAGGTACTAATTTAGAACCTAGTTTTTATGTACAATGTATGAcaaatttgatatttaatataattgttgGATTtggagttaaatttttttaaaaaaggaaagcAGTGTTTGAAAATGATTaccagaaaattaaatttcttaagaaaacggAAAATTTAACGGACAGCCGATGTTTCAAAATGTCTTTTAATCGTCTTAAGATTTGCTAAAGAATTCGTCAGATGTCTGACAGTTTAATgtgttgtttctagataacgtttgagtattttgagttaaaattttacttgtattttgtttttgttacaataacaaaatacaagtaaaattttaactcaaactactcgctcggtatctagaaacagcacataaatttcattaaaaaatcgtTAGCCGACATTTTCTAAGAAAAGTAATCTTCAGTCgtcagaaaatttactaaagaaatctTTAGCTTAttggacattttctaaaaaaaattcttcagccgacttgaaaatttactaaagaattgTTCAGTCGacacaaaaatttacttaagaaATCTTCAGCCGACTGAAAGTTTACCAAAGAAATATTCAGCCGACTGAAAGTTCACCAAAGAAATATTCAGCCGACTGAAAGTTTACCAAAGATATCTTCAGCCGacgaaaaatttactaaagaaatctTCAGCTGACTAAAGAAATCTCTGACCT
Proteins encoded:
- the LOC111677080 gene encoding inositol monophosphatase 1 translates to MVDTSSVNLDKCFEVITDLVNKAGAIIAHRNETRQEFVCKQGDIDLVTETDKEVEQLLMKGIREQFPDHKFIGEEESSAEGAPKKLTDDPTWIIDPVDGTMNFVHAFPHSCISVGLVVNKVTELAIVYNPLLNQRFTARRGQGAFYNDKPIKVSGQKDLSKSLITSEFGTTRDPEKMEVVKENFAKMSAKAHGLRVLGSAALNMSMVALGAADANYEFGIHAWDVCAGDLIVREAGGVVMDPAGGPFDMMSRRVLAAATPELAKAIAETLTQFYPQPRDD